From Streptomyces sp. SAI-135:
CATGAGATTTCCCTTCTCTGCGGTCATGCCCCTTTGTCGGCGTCTGACCGAGCGAGCACAGACGGAGCGGCTCGCGCCATGACCTGCAGGCTGTAGAACGAGGGATAGCCGAAGGAGAAACTACCGAACGCGTGGCGCGCGACAATTCACTCGATTGCCCTGTGCCGTCACTCATTTCCCCCTCGACCGCGCGGGAAAAGGCCACACAAAAAACCCGGACGGCCCGCAGACAGTGCCGCGGGCCGCCCGGTCGGTCGTTCGGATGCGCCTTAGTCCTCGGTGGCGGCCGACAGAACCGACAGGTCCTCGAGAACGTGCGACAGGGCGCCGTCCCGCTTGGACTGGGTGGAGTTGTCGCTGCACTGCTGGGTGAGCTGGTCCGACAGGATCGGGACGTCCTGGACGTTGACGATCTGCAGGACGCCGACGTTGGTGTCGCTCAGGCCGAGGCACGGCTTGTTGAGCGTGCCCTGGACCAGCGAGAGCTGGGGGCTCATGTCACCCTTGGTCGCCGAATTGCCGAACGACGACGTGGCGCCGTTACCGTTCTGCACGGTCGGTCCGTTGT
This genomic window contains:
- a CDS encoding rodlin, with the translated sequence MLKKAMAAAAAAASVVGMSVAAAPTALAIGNDNGPTVQNGNGATSSFGNSATKGDMSPQLSLVQGTLNKPCLGLSDTNVGVLQIVNVQDVPILSDQLTQQCSDNSTQSKRDGALSHVLEDLSVLSAATED